In Listeria cossartiae subsp. cossartiae, the DNA window TAACATTACTCACGATGTAACATTATTCATTATAAGCTATTCATATGGAATAATTCAAGCTGTTTTGAAAAATGCTTTTACGATTATTCATACTCTCCGCTTACTTCTACTTTACTAAGCTCTTTTTCGGTATTTTTATATTGGAAATACATCACAATTCGCCACGGCACAATCATTGCAAACGCCATTATCCAGAACATTCCAGATAACTCGCCCACTTCTAAACTACCACTAATCCAGTACTTAATAAAAATCCGAATCAGTAATAACCCCATCAAAATAACCGGAAAAGCTTTTGTTCGTTTAATAAATACATACTTGTGACGAACTTCAAATTTCGTTGTCCAAATTAAAATAACTGAAAATACAAGCCCCATTGCTATAGCTTCTAAAATATCTACCCACGAAACACGGAAAAAAGGAATAACAAACATGAGAGCGCCTGTTGACATCATAATTGGCGGTATGATAATCCCTTTCACACTTGCTGGACGTTTTGATGCTTTCATTCGAATCATGATAATTCCAGCCCCAAAAACAAGTGTAATGATAATTGAAATGATTAAAGACACTTTTAATTCCCCCTACTAATCTGCTGTAACACTTCGCTCCTCATTATATTCCTTTTACCGTTTGAAATAAACTTCTCTGCTTAAAGCGCTTCGTCTAAATCCATTCCGCTATTTTGTAATTGATACATCGAATGATACACCCCTTGTTCGGCAATCAAACTGTCATGTGTACCACGCTCGATAATTCTTCCTTTGGATAAAACTAAAATTAAATCGGCATCCTTAATTGTCGAAAGTCGATGCGCAATCGCAATCGTCGTACGTCCTTCTCTCATTCGTTTTAACCCAGTTTGAATTAAGCTTTCTGTTTCGGTATCAATATTCGCTGTTGCTTCGTCTAAAACGAGAATTTGTGGGTTCGTCACAACCGTTCTAGCAAACGAAATCAACTGTCTTTGTCCACTTGAAAACGAAGCGCCCCGCTCAATCACTTTATGTTTATATTGATCGGATAATGTTTGAATAAATCCATCTGCTTGAACAAATTTCGCGGCATCCTCAATTTGTTCATCGGTAATATTTTTATTATACAAACGGATATTGGTATTAATATCCCCATAAAACATAAAACTATCTTGTAAGACTAGACCCGTTTTCTTGCGCAATTCAGCAATTTCGTGCGACTTAATCGATTTACCATCAATCAAAATATCGCCACGTTCAAATTCATAAAAACGCATCATTAAATTGATAATCGAACTTTTCCCGCTCCCCGTATGACCAACAAGTGCAACTGTTTGTCCCGGTTCAGCCGTAAAGCTAATGTTTTTCAGCACATCACGTCCACCTTCATAAGCAAACGAAACATCTTTAAATTCAATTTTGGCGCGTGTGATTTTCGCTTCTGGATCGTTTAATTGGGCTGGAACTTCTTCTGTTTCATCCATAATCCGGAATACTCTCGACGCCGCTGTAATTGCCTCTTGATACATCGCCAGCCGCTCCATTACGTTATAAATCGCTTCTAAAAAACGGTCAAAATAACTAATAAACGCATAAATTGTCCCGATTGCTACCGGCCCGATTAAAGACTCCGCTCCGAAGAAACTAAGAATAATCACAACAGCAAGCGCATAAATCAAATCAATTGCCGGTCCAAGTAGTAACGCATTGAATTTAATATTTTTCATACCAACATCGTAGTAATCTTTATTGATTTTCTCAAATTCTTTTACTAAACGACGCTCTTGATTAAATTGTTGCACAATCGACATACCTGAAATCGACTCCGCAATTTTCGCATTTAATTGACTTAATTTTTCTCTTCGTGCCCGGTAAAACTGTGAACTGTATTTCCGGTATACAAAAATAATAAAGACAATCAGTGGGAACAAAAGTAAACTATATAGCGCTAATTGCACATTGAGCGCGAACATTGCCGCATAAATCCCAACAAGCATAAACAAACTTTGAATCGCTGTAGAAAGTACGTTAATAAACATATCTTTCACCGCTTCCGTATCATTTGTCACACGCGAAACGATACTCCCAGCTGGCGTTTTATCAAAATAGCGCATACCTAGTGAATGCAGTTTTGTAAAAATATCAATCCGCATTTGTTGAACAATTTCAAGCGCAATTTTTTGGAAGAACAGCAACTGGAAATACCACACGACGGATTTCCCAATCGTCAGCCCCAAGTAACCCGCTCCAAGAATGAGCAAAGCTTGCATCTCTAAATTCATCGGCGTTAAATAATCATCCAAGAATATTTTAATCAAAATGGGCGCGAATACATCCGCAAGCGTTACGAGAAGAACAAGTACCCCAGTCCAAATTAAGCTTGGAATATGGTATTTCGTATAACTAAGCATTCGTTTTAATACTTCACGATGTTCTTTACCGGACATCACTAACATTTCCTCTTGCTCATTCATCGCTTCCATCTGCCGCACCCCCTTCTTCCAAAGCTTCCTCCAATTGTTGCTCATGGAACATTTCCGCATACCAGCCATCTAAAGCCATGAGTTCCATATGCGTTCCTCGCTCCACAATTTGCCCTTTGTCAATCACAATAATTAAATTCGCATGTTCCACAGAGCTAAGTCTGTGTGCGCTGATGATCGTCGTCTTATCAGAACGATTTTCTTTTAAATTAGCTAAAATTTGTTCTTCTGTTTTCGCATCTACCGCCGAAAGTGCATCATCTAAAATAAGCAATTCCGGGTTCATAATTAGCGCACGTGCAATCGCAAGTCGCTGCTTCTGTCCACCCGAAAGTGAAACACCGCGCTCGCCGACAACCGTATCATAGCCATTTTCAAAGCCAAGAATATCTTCATCAACTGAAACGAGCTGCGCGATATTGCTCACTTCTTCCTGCGATGCATCTGGTTTACCAAAACGAATATTATCTCGCACTGTTGTCGAAAATAAAAACTGATCTTGCGGCACATAACCAATCGCTTCCCGTAAAGCTCGAACCGTATAATCTTGAATTTTCACATCAGCGAAAGCAATTTTCCCCTCATACGTATCATATTCACGCATTAAAAGTTTTAATAAGGATGTTTTCCCAGAACCAGTTCGGCCAACAATCCCCAACGTTTCGCCAGCTTTTAATTCAAAATGAATAGCAGACAAGACGGGTTCGGTTTCATCTGGATACGTAAATCGGTCCATTTCTACTTGTAAGTCACCAACCGGAACCGTGTCAATCGCGCCATCATGGTCAAGCACATCTTCTTTTTCCGCAAGTAAATGTTGCACCCGGTCATAAGATGCATTCCCGCGCTGGATAATATTGTATAAGAAGCCAAATGCTAACATCGGCCAAATTAATAAAAATAAGTAGTTTGAAAATGCAATCACTTGCCCGATAGTCAACTGCCCATCAACAACAAATTTCGCGCCAAAACCGAGGGAAAGCACAAAAGAAATCCCTACAATAATCGAAATCATCGGATCGAACATCGCATCCACTTTTGCAACAGAAATATTTTTCTGAACGACTTCTTTGGTTTGTTTCGCAAAATCTTGAATATCTTCTTTTTCTTGCCCGAATGTCCGTGTTACTTTAATTCCGGAAATACTCTCTTGCGTTTTATCATTTAGCATCGAAAAAGCTGCTTGTGCCCCGTGGAAACGGTCATGTAGCTTTTTACCTAGAATCGAACTTCCGAGTACCATAAACGGCATCGGCAGTAACGCAATCAATGTCAGCCGCCAGTCAATCGTAATCGCCATTGTCGCAATAACAGTTCCGCCCGTTAAAACCGAGTCTGATAAAGTTAAAACACCGATTCCTGCCACTTGCTGAATGGCTGTAATATCATTTGTGGCATGTGCCATTAAATCCCCCGTACGATACCGTTGGAAGAAAAATGGTGACATCTTCGTAAAATGTTCAAATAATCGTAAGCGTAACGTTCGTTGTAATTTATTATCAGAACCGAAAATCAACATCCGCCAAACATAGCGACCGCCATATGCAAGAACAGCTGCCACAACGAGAATAACCATCCATTTAATCAATTTATCTTTTGTCAGCGAGTCGTTCGTCACAGCATCAACCGTATAACCGATAATTTGCGGTGGAACCAGCTGTAAAAGCGCAATCGTAAACAAAATTGTTACCCCAAACGCATAAGATTTCCAATTTTCTTTAAAAAACCAGCCTAATGCTTTATAAATTTTCAAACAACCTTCCCTCCCTTTTTTCCTTAAAATTGAACAAATAAAAATAATGGACCTATTTCTGCCCATTATTACCCGAAAAAATATATTTATTTGTCACCACTTTGTATAAAATAAAACCAAATTAAAGGAGAGCTCCCTTGTTCTCGAAATGGTCCGGTGAAATAAATTCTATTTTTACGCGCAATAATGCCTTGTTTGAAGTCTTCATATAATTATTCATCGTCCATTCCTCCTTTGTTTTATTATGCAACGTTATTAGTTTAACCGATTTTTTTTGAAAGCGCAACAAATAATTGCAAATTGTTTAAAAATTATTTTTATTACATAAAAGAAAAGCATAACGATTATCGTACCTATCGTTATGCTTTCACCTTATTTTTCTTCTGGAACTACTTGGTTTTCCACTGCTTCTTCATATAGCTCAAATTCTTCTGTTTTAATAACTTCTTTTTCCGTATCAATGTTTTTCGTTTTCTCATCGAAGGAAATAGTCGAGTTCCCGCCCGCTACAAGCAAGGAGCCATCGTCTTGTATATATGCAGTGAAGATGTATACTTTGCCTACTTCCGGCAGTTGGTCATCTTCAAATACATCATAAGCAGATCCGTCTTCACGAATTCCGCCTTGTTTTTCAAGTGAAATTTCTTTATTGATTGTTAATTCATTTTTTAAATTAGTAATTACTTCTACTTTATAATTTGTATACGCCTCACCAATGTATGCTATCGAACCATCTTCTTGCTCGATTGGTGTTTTATTTTTATAAGCAGTTCCTGTCTCTTCTGTTACTTTCCCTACAAAAACATAATCAGCGTCACCAACGACTTCATTCGGATTATCTACATCAAGTGTATAGTCGGAAAAAATGGCATAAGTTGGTACGTCTTTTTTCTTTGGTTCTGCTTTTTCGGCATACGTATTTACTGTCAAGAAACAGCCGACGCCTAAAATACTAACTACTGAAGCAATAATTCCCATAGTTGTTTTTTTCAATGTGAGTACCCCTTTTTAATATTTTTTGTATGCTGCGTCATACGATATTTTATCATTCGTGGATAAAGTTGTTTTCGACGTACTGTACTGATACATAACGTCCGAAGATGCATTATGCGCTAGTCGTAAACCATGTCCCAGTTCATGTGTAGCTACATTTTGTTTCCCCGCGTTATTCTTTTTATCCATATTTTTCTTATTAAAAGTGATTTTCCCATTGCTATAAGTCGTTGCATTGATATTATTATTTGCTGAAATATCACTACAATATACATCTGATTTATTCGTTGCAGATGCTGGTCTAATAACACCTTTTTTATAGGCATTCCAAGTGTTAGCGCCACTTCTAATAAAAGACATATATTTTGAATTTCCGGAGTAATCCATGTGTTTGCTAGAATCCACTAGATCCCAGCCATTAATTTTTGCTGCTGCACTCGCTTCTTGTCCTGGAAGGAAAACCGTCCATAAGCAGACAAACGCTACTAACAATGTTACTAATTTCTTCATTCTGTGTCGCCCCTCTTTGTAAGTAATTGTTTAGTTAGATGAAACCGTATACATATCCTGTTAAAAATAAAATTATTTTTAACATTCTTCCCTTAGAATACAGTTTTTCCACCTTCTTCTAACCAATTTTGGATCCGCTATTTTATCTATTAAAATCCCCATCAGCGTTTCGTTCAAATTGGCCTGATGCATAAAAAGTACTTCCTTTTTTGCTCACCTCTTTCTTTGAAGTTATCATAAAAATAGGAATTACTTTAAACAACCTATTGTTATTACTCCACTAAAAACATGTTCAGTTAAGAGCATACTATCAGTCAATCGCTTAAAAAAATTTCCCTCGCTTAAAAAATTGTACCATGAATTTCGACTGTATAACCAAAAATGTAATGAAATGCCAGTTTTAGGTCGCGAATGACTTAAAAAGACTCTTAATTATAATCATTATTACTCTTTTTGAGCTAAAAGTTACTGTAAACCCGCATTTCCACTCGTTTTAGAGTGATTTTTTATTTTTTATACATCAGATTTGTGAGACTTCACTAAATGTTCATAATCCCCTATTAGCACCTCAATATTTAATACTGTTAACTGTAAAAACATATAAAATATTATATTTCTATCGCATAAATATTCACCAATGGTATATTAAACTTTGATAAATAAAAAAACCTCGATCTTTTATCGAGGTTTTTAGCTATATACTAATGATAATACTCACTACCATAACGACTATACCGAATACAAATGCCACGAAGAATCCATACCATTTCTCTTTATAGGTAGCAAACGCGGAAACTGCATAAATAAGCAAATAGACTAGTTGTAGCCAGAGCGGTGAATTCATTCCTTCTTTCGTCTGTATCATCGTCCACAAACTATTTAGTAAAAATAGCATAAATAAACCAATTAAAACTATCTTGATGATTTTTTTCATGTTGCTCTCCCTTTGTCGTTAATATTCTCTTTCTCAAGTATAGCAAAAAAAAGATGGATGTTAAACCATTTTTAGCGTGGAAAAAATACATGATTAAAAAGTATTATTTGTACGGATCGAAATTATTAAGTAATACCAGAATAGCGATAATAACTAAATCCACGCGCAAAACATCTTTCTTATCTGCCATACAAAAAGCATGAATCAAACAGCCTAAAATGAGAATTGGCCAAGTTAGCGATTCATTAATCATCGAAGAGCCAAGTACTGCTAATAGCATTATAATTATAAAAGTGTATTCAATCCCTTTAGATTTACTCATTTTTTGTTTCTCCTTTGTAGTTGGTGAAGTTTGTGTCAGTACTGTTTGATTGTACGACGAGTTTCTGCTATCGTTCTTTAAATTAAGAGGTAACTTTCTATTTGCCCACTTTGCAAGGGTTGCTTCTTTTTATCGTTGTTGTTTTTTTCTACGTTTAATTTTACGAATGCAAGCAATACCCCCAATAAGTAGTAGTAGTAAAATTATTACCCATAAAGTATCATAATAACTAAAAACATTTCCAAGTATCAAATGAATCACACATCCATTTCAAAATTTAATGTTTGAATAAAATAGCTTTCATGATTTAACTATGACTAGCTTCTTTCTTTGCATTCCTGTATCTTAAAGTTTGGAATGCTGTGCCTAAAAGTGATATAAAAGCACATGCCAACATAATTAGAAAGCCTGTTGCAAAATAGATACATATAGAAGCTATGACAGTAAACACATAAACTCCTATAAGCCATTTTTCCATGCTTACTTTTTTCATTTATTTCCACATCCTTCATAATTTAATGTTCAACCATACGGGCGATATTTATGTGTATATGATTTGAGTAAGCCCGCATAATTTGAATTTTTACTTTCTCTTGGATAGCTAATATTTATCACAAATATAATTTAGCATAAAAAAACAATGTATAACCAAAAATGTAATGAAATGTCCGATTCTTGTCGTGAACGATTAAAAACAAAAGTTATTTAGAGTTATTCTTACACAAAATGAGTATCATTGTGTTTTTAGTCACAAAATAATACTCAGTATGAGTTAGTATTCACAATTTATGCACTTCTATTTCCACACTTCAAAAAATGTTCATATTTACTAAAAATATACGTTGTTTTATTTATTAAAATTGCTTATTTCTTTAAATATTTATCATTTTGAATTATTACTAAGTGAATAATAAAGTATAAGTATTCACCAAATCTTACAATTATTGACTCCTAGTAAGCGTGCATGAAAATATTTAAAAAGAAAAAGCCCCGCATTTTCTAAGAAAACACGGGGTTTTACTAATCAATTTAAAATTGACTTATTTTTTCACTTGGAACATAAGAAGTTTTTAAATACGTTGATAATACAACGATTTTGTAGTCACGATAACTTTTATCCCACAAAAATCCCACAATGCTTTTTATTTGTATGATTCTATATGACATTATATGACGAGTTTCTTCTATATAAATGGATGAATTTATATCCTTCCCTACTTACATTGGTTGTATGATGTGTACTTTACAAAAATACTATAATAAAAAAGACATCTAATAATTTCACTTAGATGTCTTTAATTTTTTACACATTTGGGTATAATCCCATTTTCCTTAACAAAGGCCTAAACATAACAAAAATCATATATCCAATAATGCCCCCAGAAAAGTTCAGTATTACATCATCAATATCGACAAACTTAAAGGGTGCTTGATAAATAAGATCCTGTAATAATTGAACAAGTTCAATCCCGACGGTTGCTATAAAACTTATAGCAAAAACACTTTTCCATCTTAATTTTGGATAACATAATGGTAAAAGCATTCCAAGGGGAATAAACATAATAATATTTGCAACTATTTGAAAAGCAGCAGCTTCCCTTCCTGCAATAAACATTTCACTTATTGAATTAAAAGGAATTAAATTCATATAAGGGCCTGTTGCAAATATTTTTGTATCTTCTATCAAGAAAGTATTTACCATAAGGGGAAAAATCGTATACTTGATTACACCACAAGCATATACATATAAACATGTTTTAAAGATAATCATCTCTAATTTTTCTCGTCTTTTCAACCATCTTAATAAGAAAAAGACAATATATACAATTAAAGCGATTGTCATTACTAATCCAGAAAATCTAAGCATGTCAACTCTCCTAATTCTTAGTTACTAATGGTTCCTTCGATTTTCACTGTGTACCAATCCATGGCTTTTTCAGCTTTTAAATAGTATTTACTTGATTTCACATTTGCTTTTGTTGGAAATTCTTTTGTCTTATTTTTATAAAAATAATTCTTTCCTGAAGAAATGGTGACTCTGCCATAGTAATCATCGAATCCAAATTTCTCTTTGTGCAAAGTTACCGTAGAGGTGGGATTACTATTCCCGAAGCCTTTAGCCGAAACGTTCAATTTAACCGTTCCTTTGTTCAATGAATGATATTTTCCATTTGCAGCACCACTTACAGCTCGACGGTTCATCGAAATGGCTACTTTATTACTCGCTGCATAGGCTGTAATAATTGGGGTTGATATAATGCTTACACCTACAATTAAAGCCATTAGTCCTTTTAATAATCTCATCTTTCTGTTCATCTTGTTGCCTCCTTTTTTGTAATCAATAGTTGCAATGCAAGGGTATCATAAAAAAGCGATGTATAACCAAAAATGTAATGAAATGTCCGATTCTTGTCGCGAACGATTAAAAACAAAAGTTATTTAGAGTTATTCTTACACAATATGTGTAACATTGCGTTTTTAATCACAAAATATTACATAGTATGCGTTATTATTCATAATTTATGCACTCCTATTTCCACGATTCACAAAAAGTTCATATTCAC includes these proteins:
- a CDS encoding CcdC family protein, producing MSLIISIIITLVFGAGIIMIRMKASKRPASVKGIIIPPIMMSTGALMFVIPFFRVSWVDILEAIAMGLVFSVILIWTTKFEVRHKYVFIKRTKAFPVILMGLLLIRIFIKYWISGSLEVGELSGMFWIMAFAMIVPWRIVMYFQYKNTEKELSKVEVSGEYE
- a CDS encoding cell surface protein, whose product is MKKTTMGIIASVVSILGVGCFLTVNTYAEKAEPKKKDVPTYAIFSDYTLDVDNPNEVVGDADYVFVGKVTEETGTAYKNKTPIEQEDGSIAYIGEAYTNYKVEVITNLKNELTINKEISLEKQGGIREDGSAYDVFEDDQLPEVGKVYIFTAYIQDDGSLLVAGGNSTISFDEKTKNIDTEKEVIKTEEFELYEEAVENQVVPEEK
- a CDS encoding matrixin family metalloprotease — its product is MKKLVTLLVAFVCLWTVFLPGQEASAAAKINGWDLVDSSKHMDYSGNSKYMSFIRSGANTWNAYKKGVIRPASATNKSDVYCSDISANNNINATTYSNGKITFNKKNMDKKNNAGKQNVATHELGHGLRLAHNASSDVMYQYSTSKTTLSTNDKISYDAAYKKY
- a CDS encoding VanZ family protein, which encodes MLRFSGLVMTIALIVYIVFFLLRWLKRREKLEMIIFKTCLYVYACGVIKYTIFPLMVNTFLIEDTKIFATGPYMNLIPFNSISEMFIAGREAAAFQIVANIIMFIPLGMLLPLCYPKLRWKSVFAISFIATVGIELVQLLQDLIYQAPFKFVDIDDVILNFSGGIIGYMIFVMFRPLLRKMGLYPNV
- a CDS encoding ABC transporter ATP-binding protein produces the protein MKIYKALGWFFKENWKSYAFGVTILFTIALLQLVPPQIIGYTVDAVTNDSLTKDKLIKWMVILVVAAVLAYGGRYVWRMLIFGSDNKLQRTLRLRLFEHFTKMSPFFFQRYRTGDLMAHATNDITAIQQVAGIGVLTLSDSVLTGGTVIATMAITIDWRLTLIALLPMPFMVLGSSILGKKLHDRFHGAQAAFSMLNDKTQESISGIKVTRTFGQEKEDIQDFAKQTKEVVQKNISVAKVDAMFDPMISIIVGISFVLSLGFGAKFVVDGQLTIGQVIAFSNYLFLLIWPMLAFGFLYNIIQRGNASYDRVQHLLAEKEDVLDHDGAIDTVPVGDLQVEMDRFTYPDETEPVLSAIHFELKAGETLGIVGRTGSGKTSLLKLLMREYDTYEGKIAFADVKIQDYTVRALREAIGYVPQDQFLFSTTVRDNIRFGKPDASQEEVSNIAQLVSVDEDILGFENGYDTVVGERGVSLSGGQKQRLAIARALIMNPELLILDDALSAVDAKTEEQILANLKENRSDKTTIISAHRLSSVEHANLIIVIDKGQIVERGTHMELMALDGWYAEMFHEQQLEEALEEGGAADGSDE
- a CDS encoding ABC transporter ATP-binding protein, whose protein sequence is MEAMNEQEEMLVMSGKEHREVLKRMLSYTKYHIPSLIWTGVLVLLVTLADVFAPILIKIFLDDYLTPMNLEMQALLILGAGYLGLTIGKSVVWYFQLLFFQKIALEIVQQMRIDIFTKLHSLGMRYFDKTPAGSIVSRVTNDTEAVKDMFINVLSTAIQSLFMLVGIYAAMFALNVQLALYSLLLFPLIVFIIFVYRKYSSQFYRARREKLSQLNAKIAESISGMSIVQQFNQERRLVKEFEKINKDYYDVGMKNIKFNALLLGPAIDLIYALAVVIILSFFGAESLIGPVAIGTIYAFISYFDRFLEAIYNVMERLAMYQEAITAASRVFRIMDETEEVPAQLNDPEAKITRAKIEFKDVSFAYEGGRDVLKNISFTAEPGQTVALVGHTGSGKSSIINLMMRFYEFERGDILIDGKSIKSHEIAELRKKTGLVLQDSFMFYGDINTNIRLYNKNITDEQIEDAAKFVQADGFIQTLSDQYKHKVIERGASFSSGQRQLISFARTVVTNPQILVLDEATANIDTETESLIQTGLKRMREGRTTIAIAHRLSTIKDADLILVLSKGRIIERGTHDSLIAEQGVYHSMYQLQNSGMDLDEAL